The genomic segment TCGCCCGCGATCCGCGTGTCTTTATCACCGGTGAGGATGTCGGCAAGCGGGGCGGTGTCTTTCGTGCCACCGTCGGCTTGTTCGATAAATATGGCGAAGGGCGCGTCGTGGATTCGCCGCTTGCCGAACTCTCGATCATTGCTGTTGGGATCGGGGCGGCGCTTGCCGGGCTGCGCCCGATCTGCGAAATTCAATTTGCCGATTTTATCCACCCCGCTTTCAACCAGATCGTGAATGAGGCGGCGAAAATGTACTATCGCAGCGGCGGGCAGTGGTCTGTGCCGATGCTCATCCGCGCTCCCTATGGCGGCGGCATTGGCGGCGGCTTGTACCACAGCCAAAGCGTAGAGGCGTTCTTTTGCCATGTGCCGGGGTTGAAGGTCGTCATTCCCTCTACCCCTTACGACGCCAAAGGCTTGCTGAAAAGCGCCCTGCGCGACCCCAACCCCGTCCTCATGTTCGAGCCGAAGAAGGGCTACCGCAGCATCAAAGGGGACGTGCCGCCGGGCGATTACACCGTCCCGCTTGGTCCCGCCCGTCTTGCCCGCGAGGGGAGCGATCTCTCTGTGTTTGCCTATGGGATGATGGCG from the Anaerolineales bacterium genome contains:
- a CDS encoding alpha-ketoacid dehydrogenase subunit beta, with the protein product MPEMTLIDALREGMDEELARDPRVFITGEDVGKRGGVFRATVGLFDKYGEGRVVDSPLAELSIIAVGIGAALAGLRPICEIQFADFIHPAFNQIVNEAAKMYYRSGGQWSVPMLIRAPYGGGIGGGLYHSQSVEAFFCHVPGLKVVIPSTPYDAKGLLKSALRDPNPVLMFEPKKGYRSIKGDVPPGDYTVPLGPARLAREGSDLSVFAYGMMAHYCEKAADIVAREDGISCDVVDLRTLLPVDRESILRSFKKTGKALIVYEDNLTLGYGAEVSAILGEEGFQYMDAPIRRLGAPDIPAVPFSHPLQEAFMPNPEKIVKAIRDLAAY